The Candidatus Scalindua japonica genome has a window encoding:
- a CDS encoding response regulator transcription factor, giving the protein MPIKITIGCCNYLLGEGLKRILREECNLDADITITVSTNPREIIKEENDLLITDFNTLAGIIFDDISDNHKVRILLLGTGCLPKIENECLISFISRGLAGILSPDTDPPQLIKAIECVLAGELWFENKQLLEIIPGVKTKNCGKETSLTDREIEVVTMVCNGSSNKEIKKALNISEQAVKSHLSRIYKKTGVSDRLQLALYALNSSVFLMNQRCRKDLRSR; this is encoded by the coding sequence ATGCCAATAAAAATAACCATTGGGTGCTGCAACTATCTATTAGGGGAAGGCCTTAAAAGGATATTACGGGAGGAGTGTAATCTTGATGCTGATATTACCATTACCGTCAGCACAAACCCCAGGGAAATTATTAAAGAGGAAAATGATCTCCTGATCACTGATTTTAATACGCTTGCCGGAATTATTTTTGATGACATTTCCGATAATCATAAAGTACGAATCCTTCTCCTTGGAACCGGATGTCTTCCGAAAATAGAAAATGAATGTCTGATAAGTTTCATTTCTCGTGGGCTTGCCGGTATTCTTTCTCCGGACACCGATCCACCTCAGTTAATAAAGGCCATAGAGTGTGTTCTCGCGGGTGAGCTGTGGTTTGAAAACAAGCAATTACTTGAAATTATTCCCGGTGTGAAAACAAAAAACTGCGGCAAGGAAACCTCTCTGACAGATAGGGAAATAGAGGTAGTCACAATGGTCTGTAATGGATCGTCGAACAAGGAGATAAAGAAAGCACTGAATATCAGTGAACAGGCGGTCAAATCACATCTGAGCAGGATATACAAGAAGACAGGTGTCTCTGACAGACTCCAGCTTGCCCTCTACGCCTTAAACTCAAGTGTGTTTCTCATGAACCAAAGGTGCAGGAAGGATTTGAGGTCTAGATAG
- a CDS encoding MBL fold metallo-hydrolase RNA specificity domain-containing protein, whose product MEINITFLGAARNVTGSKYLVEVNGIRLLVDCGLYQERGLKNLNWEPFHISPDKIDIVLLTHAHLDHCGLIPKLVKEGFKDRIYCTPATTEIAKIVLLDSAKIQEEDAAFKLKRHQREGKKGNYPETPLYTKEDAEAAFPLFSSIEYQQKIDLGNGISVVFYDAGHILGSATIKLFVKSNGEERILIFSGDIGKKDTPILQDPTLFNQADYVVMESTYGNKGTPSSAAKIQQTLGDIINNTFDKGGNIIIPSFAIERSQEVLYRLNELLRQDRIPHFMIFLDSPMAIRVTDVFRHHTDLFDEEAAELLRSGNHPCDLPGLQLCRTVDESKAINYIRGSVVIIAGSGMCNGGRVKHHLVNNIVRPECTILFVGYQAIGTLGRQIVDGAKTVRIQGEHFPVKAKVIRIDGFSAHADKDELLQWISSFQDNPPRKVFITHGEEEVSKIFADVVTQKLGFITERPSRGDKYVLS is encoded by the coding sequence ATGGAAATAAATATAACTTTTTTAGGGGCCGCTCGTAATGTGACTGGCTCAAAGTACCTTGTTGAAGTTAATGGTATCCGCTTGCTTGTTGATTGCGGATTATACCAGGAACGCGGTTTAAAAAATTTGAACTGGGAACCGTTTCATATATCACCTGATAAGATAGACATAGTATTGTTAACTCATGCCCATCTGGATCATTGTGGCCTGATACCAAAATTAGTTAAGGAGGGTTTCAAAGATAGAATTTATTGTACACCGGCAACAACAGAAATTGCGAAGATTGTCCTTCTTGATTCAGCTAAAATACAAGAAGAGGACGCTGCATTTAAACTGAAGAGGCATCAACGTGAAGGTAAAAAAGGAAATTATCCGGAAACCCCTCTGTATACGAAGGAAGATGCAGAGGCTGCATTCCCTCTCTTCTCGTCGATTGAATATCAACAGAAAATTGATCTGGGCAACGGTATCAGTGTAGTGTTTTATGATGCAGGACACATACTCGGCTCGGCAACTATTAAGCTGTTTGTGAAAAGCAATGGAGAGGAAAGGATTCTCATATTTTCCGGTGATATAGGCAAAAAAGATACGCCAATTCTTCAAGATCCAACGTTATTTAATCAAGCTGACTATGTTGTGATGGAATCAACTTATGGCAACAAAGGGACTCCTTCTTCCGCGGCAAAAATTCAGCAAACCCTGGGCGACATTATCAACAACACTTTTGATAAAGGTGGAAACATTATTATCCCAAGCTTCGCAATAGAAAGATCACAGGAAGTACTTTACCGCTTAAATGAACTGCTACGTCAGGATCGGATTCCACACTTTATGATCTTTCTTGATAGCCCAATGGCAATTAGAGTTACTGATGTTTTTCGTCATCATACGGATTTGTTTGATGAAGAGGCTGCGGAGTTACTTCGTAGTGGCAATCATCCATGTGACCTCCCGGGATTGCAATTGTGCAGGACGGTCGATGAGTCAAAAGCAATAAACTATATTAGAGGCTCGGTAGTTATCATTGCCGGGTCCGGCATGTGTAATGGCGGACGCGTAAAACATCATCTCGTTAACAACATCGTCAGGCCAGAATGTACTATTCTTTTTGTTGGTTATCAGGCGATAGGGACACTTGGCCGGCAAATTGTAGATGGTGCGAAAACGGTGCGGATACAAGGTGAACATTTTCCGGTAAAGGCTAAAGTAATTAGAATCGATGGGTTTTCCGCTCACGCAGATAAAGATGAATTATTACAATGGATATCCTCATTTCAGGACAATCCACCCCGTAAAGTATTTATTACACACGGAGAAGAGGAAGTATCAAAGATATTTGCAGACGTTGTAACACAAAAACTAGGTTTCATTACTGAACGGCCGTCTCGTGGAGATAAATATGTTCTCAGTTAA
- a CDS encoding FAD-dependent oxidoreductase, which translates to MKPKRIVIIGAVASGTKTAAKAKRENPDAEITLITEEAEISYASCGTPYFISDMIKNSHSLIIREPDYFRKMLNVDVLTEHRAESIDPETKRVEITNLKTNESLTLDYDRLVLAVGSIPNLPDFEGVGYGNILTLHNIPSAMQIKSLIRQKKVKDALIVGGGFIALEMAESLITHGINTRLIIRRGQILSNFDKDIALLVQNYIKTKGVQILEEDEVREFKADAEGNVANVITKKQTVPAEFVLLATSIRPNIQLAKRAGIEIGQTGAIQVNKKLETNIPDIYAVGDCVETMHLITGKPAWIPLATTSNKHGRVAGINITGGNDTFPGILGTFVVKVFDWSVAKTGLSEKEAIKNGFDTESIIVPSNDKAHYYPGSKRIIVKLITEKRNGLLLGAEIVGDGVVDKRIDVVASAMTGRATVEQLSKYDLSYAPPYSSPMDPVITAANVLHNKLKGKINSISAMEVKDKIDRKDDFILLDVRTKPEYNSGYIEGCIHIPLNDLSSKMDQLDKSKEIVTYCGVGLRASNAHRILKNAGFQDAKFMEGSMAAWVYKIIK; encoded by the coding sequence ATGAAACCAAAACGTATAGTAATAATTGGCGCTGTGGCGTCAGGAACCAAAACTGCGGCAAAGGCAAAAAGGGAAAACCCTGATGCAGAGATAACACTTATTACAGAAGAAGCTGAAATCTCGTATGCATCTTGCGGGACACCTTATTTTATTTCAGATATGATCAAAAACAGTCATTCCCTTATTATCAGAGAACCTGACTATTTCAGAAAGATGTTGAATGTTGATGTTCTGACGGAACACCGTGCCGAGTCAATCGATCCAGAGACGAAGAGGGTAGAAATCACCAATCTCAAAACAAACGAATCTCTTACCCTGGATTATGACCGGCTTGTTCTGGCTGTTGGTTCAATCCCGAACCTTCCAGATTTTGAAGGCGTTGGATACGGAAATATTCTTACGTTACACAATATCCCAAGTGCAATGCAGATCAAATCACTGATCCGGCAAAAGAAGGTAAAAGATGCTTTGATTGTAGGTGGTGGGTTTATTGCCTTGGAGATGGCAGAAAGTTTGATTACCCATGGAATCAATACCCGACTGATTATACGCCGTGGCCAGATTCTCTCTAATTTTGATAAGGATATTGCACTTTTAGTTCAGAATTATATAAAGACAAAAGGAGTTCAGATTCTTGAAGAAGACGAGGTGAGGGAATTTAAGGCAGATGCAGAAGGTAATGTAGCAAACGTGATTACAAAAAAGCAGACTGTCCCCGCAGAATTTGTCTTGCTGGCAACTAGCATAAGACCGAACATTCAACTGGCAAAGAGAGCTGGGATTGAGATTGGTCAAACGGGCGCTATCCAAGTAAACAAAAAACTGGAAACAAATATTCCTGATATCTACGCCGTTGGTGATTGTGTGGAAACAATGCACCTTATTACCGGCAAACCAGCCTGGATCCCACTGGCTACAACGTCCAATAAACATGGTCGTGTTGCAGGGATTAATATTACCGGTGGGAATGATACTTTTCCGGGAATCCTGGGGACATTTGTCGTTAAGGTGTTTGATTGGTCTGTTGCAAAAACCGGACTATCGGAGAAAGAAGCTATTAAAAATGGTTTTGATACAGAGTCTATAATCGTTCCTTCTAATGATAAGGCTCATTATTATCCTGGCTCGAAGAGGATTATTGTAAAGTTGATAACTGAAAAAAGGAATGGACTTTTACTTGGTGCTGAGATTGTTGGAGATGGTGTAGTTGATAAGAGGATTGATGTTGTTGCTTCTGCTATGACAGGAAGAGCAACTGTCGAGCAATTATCAAAATATGATTTATCCTATGCGCCACCCTATTCGTCTCCGATGGATCCAGTTATTACTGCCGCAAACGTCCTACACAATAAATTGAAGGGGAAAATAAACAGTATATCTGCGATGGAGGTCAAAGACAAGATAGACAGGAAGGACGATTTCATCTTGCTCGATGTTCGTACAAAACCGGAATATAACAGTGGTTACATAGAAGGCTGCATTCACATACCATTAAATGATCTTTCGTCAAAAATGGATCAGTTAGACAAATCAAAGGAGATTGTCACATATTGCGGCGTAGGATTGAGGGCTTCTAATGCTCACCGTATCTTAAAAAATGCAGGGTTTCAAGATGCAAAGTTTATGGAAGGAAGTATGGCGGCATGGGTATATAAGATAATAAAGTAG
- a CDS encoding YgaP-like transmembrane domain, with translation MRLKSQKAGVWSLERQVRFAAGLLVFLGVILSVVLNLMFLTLPGIVGTDLIFAAVTDTCGMAMVLARMP, from the coding sequence ATGCGGTTGAAAAGTCAGAAAGCAGGGGTTTGGTCACTTGAGAGGCAGGTAAGGTTTGCCGCCGGCTTACTGGTCTTTCTCGGAGTCATCTTATCGGTTGTTTTAAACCTAATGTTTTTAACATTACCAGGTATAGTTGGAACCGATCTTATTTTTGCAGCAGTAACGGATACATGTGGCATGGCAATGGTCTTAGCCAGGATGCCTTGA
- a CDS encoding ArsR/SmtB family transcription factor: protein MAELCKALAHPARLAIINFLIKKKECICSDVVNELPLSQSTVSQHLKELKNAGLIKGDIDGPRVCYCIDLKRWQEAKEIINLFLSQEITQPNKPC, encoded by the coding sequence ATTGCAGAGCTCTGCAAAGCACTGGCCCATCCGGCTCGGTTAGCCATTATCAATTTTTTGATCAAGAAAAAAGAGTGTATATGCAGCGACGTTGTAAATGAACTCCCCCTGTCACAATCTACGGTATCCCAACACTTGAAAGAACTGAAAAATGCAGGACTGATAAAAGGAGACATAGATGGTCCCAGGGTCTGTTACTGTATTGATTTAAAAAGATGGCAAGAGGCAAAGGAAATTATCAATTTGTTTTTGTCGCAAGAGATAACACAACCAAATAAACCTTGCTAA
- the arsB gene encoding ACR3 family arsenite efflux transporter: protein MRVKEAKGKKLSVFEKYLTFWVLVCIGAGICLGKMAPNVAVKLDSLSIYQVSIPIAVCLFFMMYPIMVKIDFAKVLSAAKTPKPVAITLIINWAIKPFTMFLIAWFFLGYVFKDFLPGTEILKNGQEVELWRSYIAGSILLGIAPCTAMVLMWSYLAKGNDGLTLVMVAINSLTMLVLYAPLGGFLLGVNAMPIPWQTILFSVAIYVALPLVTGYFTRKWVIKYKGLEWFNEKFLHWLTPVSIFALLATLVLLFSFKGEIIMKNPLTILWISIPLFIQTIFIFGLGYFVLSRFLKLSYHDAAPSAMIGASNHFEVAIATATMLFGLSSGAALATVVGVLIEVPVMLMLVSICKKTCFLFKECSLELPQCKTTQLIQSYESAEI from the coding sequence ATAAGAGTTAAAGAGGCCAAAGGGAAAAAGTTATCTGTATTTGAGAAATACCTGACATTCTGGGTCCTGGTTTGCATCGGAGCAGGAATTTGCCTGGGCAAGATGGCTCCTAACGTTGCCGTAAAACTGGATTCACTTTCAATATATCAGGTATCTATTCCCATTGCTGTATGCCTCTTTTTTATGATGTATCCAATCATGGTAAAGATAGATTTTGCAAAGGTATTAAGCGCAGCAAAAACACCTAAGCCTGTGGCTATAACGCTGATTATCAATTGGGCTATAAAGCCTTTTACCATGTTTCTGATTGCCTGGTTTTTCCTGGGTTACGTGTTTAAGGATTTCCTGCCTGGGACTGAGATCCTCAAAAACGGCCAGGAAGTTGAATTATGGAGAAGTTACATTGCAGGGTCAATTCTTCTGGGAATTGCACCCTGTACGGCAATGGTATTGATGTGGAGTTATCTGGCAAAAGGAAATGATGGACTTACCCTGGTAATGGTTGCCATTAATTCGTTGACTATGCTGGTCCTCTATGCGCCACTTGGAGGTTTCCTGTTAGGGGTGAATGCAATGCCTATACCATGGCAGACAATACTGTTTTCTGTGGCAATTTACGTAGCTCTGCCCCTTGTTACTGGCTATTTCACCAGGAAGTGGGTAATCAAATATAAAGGTCTGGAGTGGTTCAATGAGAAATTCCTGCACTGGCTTACACCCGTAAGCATATTTGCTTTGCTTGCCACATTAGTGCTTTTGTTTTCCTTTAAAGGTGAAATTATCATGAAGAATCCATTAACGATCTTATGGATTTCAATACCACTTTTTATTCAAACAATATTTATTTTTGGTTTAGGATACTTTGTTTTGTCAAGGTTCTTAAAACTATCATATCATGATGCCGCTCCTTCCGCTATGATTGGCGCTTCTAATCACTTCGAGGTGGCGATTGCAACTGCAACAATGTTGTTTGGATTATCCTCTGGTGCTGCATTAGCTACGGTCGTTGGTGTTTTGATTGAGGTTCCCGTAATGCTTATGCTTGTCTCAATCTGCAAAAAAACATGCTTTTTGTTTAAAGAATGTAGTCTGGAACTGCCACAGTGTAAAACTACCCAACTGATACAAAGTTACGAGAGTGCTGAGATATAG
- a CDS encoding permease, whose product MSREWKIPGALVAIFVVAYTLPLGNPKIQEAFRLLQWYARNHTLACVVPVLFIAGAVITFLSQNTVMRYLRPKSNPVIAYAVASVSGCILAVCSCSVLPIFAGIYKLGAGIVKNINRRK is encoded by the coding sequence ATGAGTAGAGAATGGAAGATACCTGGCGCATTAGTGGCCATCTTTGTTGTGGCTTATACTCTGCCTTTAGGGAATCCAAAGATTCAGGAGGCGTTTCGGTTACTACAGTGGTACGCGCGCAACCACACCTTAGCTTGCGTTGTGCCCGTTCTATTTATTGCAGGGGCCGTTATCACATTTCTATCACAGAACACGGTAATGCGTTATCTGAGGCCCAAATCTAATCCGGTTATTGCTTATGCCGTGGCATCTGTTTCAGGCTGTATCCTGGCCGTTTGCTCGTGCAGCGTGCTGCCTATTTTTGCCGGTATCTATAAACTAGGCGCTGGTATCGTCAAAAATATTAACCGTAGAAAATAG
- a CDS encoding Glu/Leu/Phe/Val family dehydrogenase yields the protein MKIKIHNIGDELGPEKILLLRQPRIALEAIVVVDNVACGPAIGGVRMAPDLTIDEIYRLSRAMTLKNAAAGLPHGGAKAGIIADPACSYEQKEKLMRTFARMIRSVTEYIPGPDMGTNEECMAWVDDEIGRAAGLPRVLGGIPLDEIGATGFGVAVAAEVAATEAGIPLKESHLAIQGFGAVGRHAANFLGKRGAMLVAVSDSQGAIQNQNGLDVDALIKHKKEGSPVHTFSGGQAISRDELVGIKCDIWIPAARPDVLTENNVDQLKARLVIHGANIPATETAEQLMHKRGILNIPDFIANAGGVICAAVEFRGGSESQVMETIEEKIRTNTVEILERSKKENLLPREAAVKMACNRVKRAMAYRRT from the coding sequence ATGAAAATTAAAATACACAATATCGGTGATGAACTTGGGCCAGAAAAAATATTGTTGTTACGCCAGCCACGTATAGCTCTGGAAGCCATCGTAGTTGTTGACAACGTCGCCTGCGGACCGGCAATTGGAGGCGTGCGAATGGCACCTGATTTAACGATAGACGAGATATACAGACTTTCTCGTGCCATGACACTAAAGAATGCCGCGGCAGGACTTCCACATGGAGGAGCTAAAGCAGGGATCATTGCTGATCCTGCTTGCAGTTATGAACAAAAGGAAAAATTAATGCGCACTTTTGCCCGTATGATCAGATCGGTTACAGAATACATCCCCGGGCCTGATATGGGAACAAATGAAGAGTGCATGGCTTGGGTTGATGATGAAATTGGTAGAGCGGCAGGTCTTCCAAGAGTACTGGGCGGTATTCCGCTAGACGAGATAGGAGCTACTGGTTTTGGAGTAGCAGTAGCTGCTGAAGTAGCGGCTACAGAAGCAGGGATTCCTCTCAAAGAAAGTCATCTTGCCATACAGGGGTTTGGCGCAGTAGGTAGGCATGCCGCTAACTTTCTTGGCAAACGAGGTGCAATGCTGGTCGCTGTCTCCGATAGCCAAGGTGCTATTCAGAACCAAAACGGCCTGGACGTAGACGCACTGATTAAGCACAAGAAGGAAGGCTCTCCGGTGCACACTTTTTCCGGTGGCCAGGCAATAAGCCGTGATGAACTTGTTGGTATAAAATGTGATATCTGGATTCCGGCAGCGCGACCAGATGTGCTGACAGAAAACAATGTAGATCAACTCAAGGCAAGGCTGGTTATACATGGAGCCAACATACCCGCCACAGAAACGGCTGAACAACTGATGCATAAAAGGGGAATTCTGAATATCCCTGACTTTATTGCCAACGCTGGTGGTGTTATTTGTGCCGCCGTAGAATTTCGCGGAGGGTCTGAAAGTCAGGTTATGGAGACGATTGAAGAAAAGATCCGTACCAATACGGTTGAGATATTGGAAAGATCAAAGAAGGAAAATTTGCTGCCCAGAGAGGCTGCCGTAAAAATGGCATGCAATCGCGTCAAGAGAGCAATGGCTTACCGTCGTACCTGA
- a CDS encoding ornithine cyclodeaminase family protein, translating into MTLLITAKDVQSVLTYPLSLKTVEAAFKAFGRHKACQPPKSYLTFKFGDLRSMPAYINDRGMNVAGIKSVTVHPDNHKKYGLPTVMATILLTDPKNGINIAVLDGTHITNMRTGAAGGVATKYLSRKNSKVMALIGAGAQAYTQLHHIMLTRKLKEVRVHARSEKSMIKFCREMSKEYPKVTFLPEPDGKKACRGADIITTTTPARKPIIKKSWIGPGTHINGIGADAAGKQELETTLTKSCKIVLDEWQQASHSGEINVPISRGKLKKKDIHAELGEIVVGKKKGRTADDEITLFDSTGLAVQDISTAYVVYHTLMKKQKKPKHIKLF; encoded by the coding sequence ATGACATTATTAATTACAGCAAAAGATGTACAATCTGTGCTGACATATCCACTTTCTCTGAAAACAGTTGAGGCGGCATTCAAAGCTTTTGGTCGGCACAAAGCTTGTCAACCGCCAAAGTCATACTTGACTTTCAAATTTGGTGATTTACGATCTATGCCCGCTTACATTAATGATCGGGGTATGAATGTTGCCGGAATAAAATCGGTTACAGTCCATCCTGATAATCATAAAAAATACGGCCTGCCAACCGTTATGGCAACTATTCTCCTGACAGACCCGAAGAACGGGATTAATATTGCCGTATTGGATGGTACGCATATTACAAATATGCGTACCGGTGCAGCAGGTGGTGTGGCAACGAAGTACTTATCTAGAAAAAACAGCAAAGTTATGGCTTTGATTGGTGCAGGTGCGCAAGCCTACACTCAATTACATCATATAATGCTTACAAGAAAACTCAAAGAAGTTCGTGTACACGCACGTTCTGAAAAGTCCATGATTAAATTCTGCAGGGAGATGTCTAAGGAATATCCTAAAGTCACTTTCCTTCCGGAACCTGACGGCAAAAAAGCTTGTCGTGGTGCGGATATTATTACTACAACCACACCTGCCAGAAAGCCAATTATCAAGAAATCATGGATCGGTCCCGGTACACACATTAATGGTATTGGCGCTGATGCCGCAGGAAAGCAGGAATTGGAAACGACTCTAACTAAATCTTGCAAGATTGTGTTAGACGAATGGCAACAGGCCTCACACTCCGGAGAAATCAATGTCCCGATTTCCAGAGGCAAACTAAAGAAGAAAGATATTCACGCGGAACTTGGAGAAATTGTTGTCGGTAAGAAAAAAGGGAGAACAGCAGACGATGAAATCACTTTATTTGATTCAACCGGTTTAGCCGTCCAGGATATTTCTACAGCGTATGTTGTGTATCACACGCTTATGAAGAAGCAGAAGAAACCAAAACATATAAAGCTGTTCTGA
- a CDS encoding ABC transporter ATP-binding protein has protein sequence MIRTEKLCKYYSIHSRHEVHALRDINLNISKNRFVVFNGPSGSGKTTLLNVIGALDRPTEGKVFIYDEEITSFSDIGLSRLRREKIGFIFQDFHLIPRLSSWENVSYPLIPLCISSRERFQRAKLLLENVGLRDRLDHRPEELSGGQQQRVAIARALVNNPEIIIADEPTSNIDDETSEHLLELLTELKTRGVTILIATHDTGFDKVADEIYKIRNGRLE, from the coding sequence ATGATACGAACGGAAAAACTCTGTAAATATTACAGTATACATTCACGGCACGAAGTACATGCTTTAAGAGATATTAATCTGAATATATCAAAGAACAGATTTGTCGTATTTAACGGTCCATCCGGTTCAGGGAAGACTACCCTGCTAAATGTTATTGGCGCTCTGGACAGACCAACTGAGGGAAAAGTGTTCATTTATGATGAAGAGATTACTTCATTTTCTGACATTGGCCTTTCGAGGTTACGCCGTGAAAAGATAGGTTTTATCTTTCAGGACTTTCACCTCATTCCCAGACTTTCCAGTTGGGAGAATGTATCATATCCACTTATACCCTTATGTATCAGTTCCAGAGAACGTTTTCAAAGAGCAAAATTACTTTTAGAAAATGTGGGGCTTCGTGACAGATTAGATCATAGGCCTGAAGAACTCAGCGGTGGACAGCAACAGCGGGTAGCTATAGCAAGGGCGCTTGTAAATAACCCTGAAATTATTATTGCAGACGAACCAACGTCTAACATTGATGATGAGACAAGCGAACATTTACTGGAACTCTTAACGGAACTGAAAACCCGCGGAGTGACAATATTGATAGCTACACACGATACCGGTTTTGACAAAGTTGCAGATGAAATCTATAAAATAAGAAATGGCAGGTTAGAATGA
- a CDS encoding ABC transporter permease — MKKHINLFLLATENLLRHKTKSVVVSLCIIAILLPFITAIAISEGVRLQSLSSVEESADLYLTFDEFGRNAAIPLKHLDEVKEVFGVKKAVPRIIGRCYLQDKLAVIVGIGKEHLPESTSLISGRIFENVNEVVVGNDLAEHFNLNIGDQLSMRGQNRKLFTVVGFFSSASNIWSASTLFMSFGDAGELFGKYGIATDIQLYSVPGHNAEIATELYYIFQGEPYRLQDKDMIELYVKKGFMLKEGIFTALYTVAFALGIPAILVASGFGLSERRKEIGIMKATGWQTLEVLELISFEQLLISLFGATTAILLSIIWMKCFNGAFISQFFIGEINMLPEFVVPARFLPLPCILSFFFAIILTMVGSIYSSWRASTESPVAALK; from the coding sequence TATTAAGACATAAGACAAAGTCTGTTGTTGTCTCTCTTTGTATAATCGCCATTCTTTTACCATTTATAACTGCCATTGCTATTTCAGAGGGCGTCAGATTGCAGTCCCTTAGTTCTGTCGAGGAAAGCGCTGATCTATATTTAACATTTGATGAATTTGGCAGGAATGCGGCTATTCCATTGAAACATCTGGATGAGGTAAAGGAGGTTTTTGGTGTAAAAAAGGCTGTACCAAGAATTATTGGCAGATGCTATCTGCAGGACAAACTTGCTGTTATTGTGGGGATAGGCAAAGAGCACCTGCCGGAATCAACTTCCTTAATTTCAGGCAGGATTTTTGAAAACGTAAATGAGGTGGTAGTTGGTAATGATTTGGCTGAGCACTTTAATTTAAATATCGGTGATCAATTAAGCATGCGAGGGCAAAATCGTAAGTTGTTCACCGTCGTGGGTTTTTTCTCTTCTGCTTCGAACATCTGGAGTGCGTCTACACTTTTTATGTCTTTTGGTGATGCAGGTGAATTATTCGGAAAATATGGAATTGCCACTGATATACAGCTGTACAGCGTTCCAGGTCACAACGCGGAGATTGCGACTGAACTGTACTATATATTTCAGGGTGAACCGTACAGATTGCAGGATAAAGATATGATAGAATTGTATGTAAAAAAAGGCTTTATGCTTAAAGAGGGAATCTTCACCGCTTTATATACCGTTGCATTTGCCTTAGGTATTCCCGCTATACTGGTGGCCTCCGGTTTTGGACTATCAGAACGGAGAAAGGAGATTGGTATCATGAAAGCTACCGGTTGGCAGACACTGGAAGTTCTGGAACTCATCTCTTTTGAACAGTTATTAATCAGTTTGTTTGGAGCAACCACTGCCATATTATTGTCGATTATATGGATGAAGTGCTTCAATGGGGCTTTTATCTCCCAATTTTTTATTGGAGAGATAAATATGTTACCTGAATTTGTTGTTCCCGCAAGGTTTTTACCTCTACCGTGTATACTTAGTTTTTTCTTTGCAATAATATTAACCATGGTTGGTAGTATCTATTCTTCATGGAGGGCGTCAACCGAATCTCCGGTTGCGGCATTAAAATAA